In Deinococcus puniceus, one genomic interval encodes:
- a CDS encoding sensor histidine kinase codes for MAPAYAQRVSRTVTAREVLLAALPALLTVLLLTLVTRPAYTKLLENDNGWSPYAYQGLVQEILNYQVARLDPAQPAEELPDVRDRALSSAGNPGQFTSLARVESYGDARLATVNRLLQEDTPESVAAAGAEAILLNSQANNFGQETGVAYFRAFSDMRFALIGAAVVTGLLSMLLTVRALWLWRTERERRSLREARQREALNLASHELRRPLQKLMLASDLMRHADTPEQRQHLLALIEDSATQLASRADLTRLNDLYLDVTLKVMRTDLRPLVRRAAEAGGRVTAQVPDVPLIWPVDVNRTRQVIENLVENALKYTNGPVELTLGERSGQPELDVRDFGPGIAPELREQVFLPYERGPRGLTEGHGLGLSLVRRYARAHGGDVTLHTPEDGAGTLVRVRFGTPLLAEPGA; via the coding sequence GTGGCCCCGGCCTATGCACAGCGGGTGTCCCGCACGGTCACGGCGCGGGAAGTGCTGTTGGCGGCCCTGCCCGCCCTGCTGACTGTGCTGCTGCTGACGCTGGTCACGCGGCCTGCCTACACCAAGTTGCTGGAAAACGACAACGGCTGGTCTCCCTACGCCTATCAGGGGTTGGTGCAAGAAATTTTGAACTATCAGGTGGCCCGCCTAGACCCGGCGCAGCCTGCCGAGGAATTGCCTGATGTCCGTGACCGGGCCTTATCTAGCGCGGGGAATCCCGGCCAGTTCACTTCGTTGGCGAGGGTAGAAAGCTACGGCGACGCGAGGTTGGCGACAGTGAACCGCCTGCTTCAGGAAGACACGCCCGAATCGGTGGCGGCTGCCGGAGCCGAAGCCATTTTGCTGAATTCTCAGGCCAACAATTTTGGGCAGGAAACGGGCGTTGCGTACTTTAGAGCCTTTTCGGACATGCGCTTTGCCCTGATCGGGGCTGCCGTCGTCACGGGCCTGCTGAGTATGCTGCTGACCGTGCGGGCGCTGTGGCTGTGGCGCACCGAGCGCGAACGCCGCAGCCTGCGCGAAGCCCGCCAACGCGAGGCCCTGAATTTAGCCAGCCACGAACTACGCCGCCCGCTGCAAAAGCTGATGCTGGCCAGCGACCTGATGCGCCACGCCGATACGCCTGAACAGCGTCAACATCTACTCGCCCTGATCGAAGACAGCGCCACGCAACTGGCCAGCCGCGCCGACCTGACCCGCCTGAACGACCTGTATCTGGACGTGACCTTGAAGGTCATGCGAACCGATCTCCGCCCGCTGGTGCGCCGCGCCGCCGAAGCCGGGGGCCGCGTGACCGCTCAGGTGCCCGACGTGCCGCTGATCTGGCCTGTGGACGTGAACCGAACCCGGCAGGTCATCGAAAATCTGGTGGAAAACGCCCTGAAATACACGAACGGGCCAGTGGAACTGACGCTGGGCGAACGGAGCGGCCAACCCGAACTAGACGTGCGCGACTTTGGCCCCGGCATTGCCCCGGAACTGCGTGAACAGGTGTTTTTGCCTTACGAGCGCGGCCCAAGAGGCTTGACCGAGGGGCATGGGCTGGGGCTGTCGCTGGTGCGCCGTTACGCCCGTGCCCACGGCGGCGACGTGACCCTGCACACCCCCGAAGACGGCGCGGGAACGCTGGTGCGCGTGCGCTTCGGGACGCCGCTGCTGGCCGAGCCGGGGGCTTAG
- a CDS encoding CAP domain-containing protein, with translation MKLMPHVGTGQSWGKTVCALGVLLLAGHVVGLQRSPTPPPLALSTSYADSEFRAPFALTLKASVPEGHRVQWEFGDGRTATELEVQHIYYQPGVYTYRVKSFDGHGKPGQTISRTVTIQSSGAERAEVTLLLGAGRVRISTLGSVAYAPGTPRLHINDREISPQFVSVPDGPHRVSVSIPGSAGLLERTLSFTMAPLYGSSDFEQEVLELTNAARAGGWNCDTQQSGGPALPPLTRNTQLDIAATAQSAGMALAGYFSHDSTLDGSTPLRRVQATGISVRRVAENIAAGQATPSSVIDSWLFSQDHCADIMGEFTLIGLSYVNRPDTNEKTYWTQVFGRP, from the coding sequence ATGAAGTTGATGCCGCACGTTGGAACAGGCCAGAGCTGGGGAAAAACGGTCTGCGCTTTAGGGGTACTGCTGCTGGCGGGGCATGTCGTGGGCCTTCAAAGGTCTCCCACACCGCCTCCCCTGGCATTGAGTACCAGCTATGCCGACAGTGAGTTCCGTGCGCCGTTTGCCCTGACGTTAAAAGCCAGCGTGCCCGAAGGCCACCGAGTGCAGTGGGAGTTTGGAGATGGACGCACCGCCACCGAACTGGAAGTGCAGCACATTTACTATCAGCCCGGCGTGTACACCTACAGGGTCAAGAGTTTCGATGGGCACGGCAAGCCAGGGCAAACGATCAGCCGAACCGTGACCATCCAGAGCAGCGGCGCAGAGCGGGCCGAAGTGACTCTGCTGCTGGGGGCCGGGCGGGTGCGGATCAGCACGCTCGGCAGCGTCGCCTACGCGCCCGGCACGCCGCGCCTGCACATCAATGACCGGGAGATTTCTCCGCAGTTCGTGTCTGTTCCCGACGGCCCACACCGCGTCAGCGTGAGTATTCCCGGCAGTGCGGGTTTGCTGGAGCGCACCCTGAGTTTTACGATGGCTCCACTGTACGGCAGCAGTGACTTTGAACAGGAGGTGCTGGAACTGACCAATGCGGCCCGTGCAGGCGGCTGGAACTGTGACACCCAGCAAAGTGGCGGGCCTGCCTTGCCCCCGCTGACGCGCAACACACAGCTAGACATTGCCGCCACCGCGCAGTCGGCGGGCATGGCCCTCGCCGGATACTTTTCGCACGACAGCACGCTGGACGGCAGCACGCCTCTGCGCCGTGTGCAGGCCACCGGAATCAGCGTCAGGCGGGTCGCAGAGAACATCGCGGCTGGTCAAGCCACCCCCAGCAGCGTCATAGACTCTTGGCTGTTCAGTCAAGATCACTGCGCCGACATCATGGGGGAGTTCACCCTGATCGGCCTGAGCTACGTGAATAGGCCCGACACCAATGAAAAAACATACTGGACGCAGGTGTTTGGCCGCCCTTGA
- a CDS encoding CAP domain-containing protein encodes MSARTKKIREPQHRKPKWGRALLLVGLSAVSWTDLGRNLSSLAQALQTGQSVGYSVRLSANGEGRAPLDVTMTATVPGGYRVAWDYGDGQGGAGAEVRHTYYRAGSYTVRTQILDGQGRVVSTATGQLDVQSSGAERAEVTLLLGAGEVRVSTAGSVAYAPGTPSILVNGREVGPKAVALAAGQHRVTVRVPGSSGILERSLSFTMAPLGGSVPYDAEVLRLTNRARQRGWNCVTLREGGPALPPLARNSQLDLAATAQSAGMALAGYFDHQSALDGSTPFRRVQATGMKPRSSAENIAAGQDSPEEVVDSWLRSPGHCRNIMGDFSSIGLSYVTRPGTKYKRYWTQVFARL; translated from the coding sequence GTGAGCGCCAGAACAAAGAAAATCCGGGAGCCGCAGCACAGGAAGCCGAAGTGGGGCCGGGCCTTGCTGCTGGTGGGCCTCAGTGCGGTGTCGTGGACAGACTTGGGCCGCAACCTGTCCTCGTTGGCGCAGGCACTTCAAACGGGGCAATCTGTGGGCTACAGCGTGCGCCTGAGCGCCAATGGCGAGGGCCGCGCCCCGCTGGACGTGACCATGACGGCCACCGTACCGGGCGGCTACCGCGTGGCGTGGGACTACGGCGACGGGCAAGGCGGCGCGGGCGCAGAGGTGCGGCACACCTATTACCGGGCCGGAAGCTACACCGTGAGAACCCAGATTCTGGATGGGCAAGGGCGCGTGGTCAGCACGGCCACCGGGCAACTGGACGTGCAGAGCAGCGGCGCGGAGCGGGCCGAAGTGACCCTGCTGCTGGGGGCCGGAGAAGTCCGCGTGAGTACGGCGGGCAGCGTGGCTTACGCCCCCGGCACACCCAGCATTCTGGTCAATGGCCGTGAAGTCGGGCCAAAAGCAGTGGCGCTGGCCGCCGGACAACACCGCGTCACCGTGCGCGTGCCCGGCAGCAGCGGAATACTGGAGCGCAGCCTCAGCTTTACGATGGCCCCACTGGGCGGCAGCGTTCCTTACGACGCCGAGGTCTTGCGCCTGACCAACCGCGCCCGCCAACGCGGCTGGAACTGCGTCACCTTGCGGGAAGGTGGCCCGGCCTTGCCTCCACTGGCCCGCAATTCACAGCTTGATCTGGCTGCCACCGCCCAGTCGGCGGGCATGGCCCTCGCCGGATATTTTGATCACCAGAGCGCTCTGGACGGCAGCACCCCGTTTCGCCGGGTACAAGCCACCGGCATGAAGCCCCGCAGCAGCGCCGAAAACATTGCCGCCGGGCAAGATTCCCCCGAAGAAGTGGTGGACAGTTGGCTCCGCAGTCCCGGCCACTGCCGCAACATCATGGGCGACTTCAGTTCTATTGGCCTGAGCTACGTGACCCGGCCCGGTACCAAATACAAACGCTACTGGACGCAGGTCTTTGCCCGGCTGTAG
- a CDS encoding RNA polymerase sigma factor, with product MEPAPDLPSLPPDLLSAELLARLTAGEEAAWHAFVTEYEGRMYGYLYRLEGNSEDALDLTQEVFYRAWRSIRTFRPGERVLPWLYQVARNTQIESHRRRQLQRFSLEEAREDVGFEVTSAARSPTQAAESAQAQDRVQRALLKLPEEYREAVVLRFVEDLPYDEIARIQGVAVGTAKSRVFRAKEQLAALLADVADVH from the coding sequence GTGGAACCCGCCCCAGACTTGCCTTCTCTCCCCCCTGATCTGCTGTCTGCGGAATTGCTGGCACGGCTCACGGCAGGCGAGGAAGCCGCGTGGCACGCCTTTGTCACCGAGTACGAGGGCCGGATGTACGGCTACCTGTACCGCTTGGAGGGCAACAGCGAGGACGCCCTCGACCTCACGCAGGAAGTGTTTTACCGGGCGTGGCGTTCTATTCGCACCTTCCGGCCCGGCGAGCGCGTGTTGCCGTGGCTGTATCAGGTGGCCCGCAATACCCAGATCGAATCTCATAGACGCCGCCAATTGCAGCGTTTTAGTCTGGAAGAAGCCCGCGAGGATGTGGGCTTTGAAGTGACCAGCGCGGCCCGCAGCCCCACCCAGGCCGCCGAGAGCGCACAGGCCCAAGACCGGGTGCAGCGTGCCCTGCTGAAACTGCCCGAGGAGTACCGGGAAGCCGTCGTCCTGCGCTTTGTGGAAGACCTGCCCTACGATGAAATTGCCCGCATTCAGGGCGTGGCGGTGGGCACAGCCAAAAGCCGCGTGTTCCGGGCCAAAGAGCAGCTGGCCGCGCTGCTGGCCGACGTTGCCGACGTGCATTGA
- a CDS encoding FUN14 domain-containing protein — protein sequence MPAPLAADPASADTALTGGLLASLLPDLSVGAVLGFATGYALKKLGRVVLLLVGLLFIALQVLSWFDLVTVHWTRVQALSEPWLRQGSEQGAAWLSRLLTANLPFAGAFTAALLVGLRARG from the coding sequence ATGCCCGCGCCCCTTGCCGCCGATCCTGCCTCTGCCGATACCGCTCTCACGGGCGGCCTGCTGGCGTCCCTGCTGCCTGACCTGAGTGTGGGCGCGGTGCTGGGATTTGCCACAGGGTACGCCCTCAAAAAGCTGGGCCGCGTGGTGCTGCTGCTTGTCGGCCTGCTGTTTATCGCGCTGCAAGTGCTGTCGTGGTTCGACTTGGTTACGGTGCATTGGACGCGGGTGCAGGCCCTCAGCGAACCTTGGCTGAGGCAGGGCAGCGAACAGGGCGCGGCGTGGTTGTCGCGGCTGCTGACGGCCAATCTGCCGTTCGCGGGGGCTTTTACGGCGGCGCTGCTGGTGGGCTTGCGGGCGCGGGGCTAG
- a CDS encoding putative ABC transporter permease subunit: MSSAPPGSLLWLLRWQTRGALANLTTGQRWGIGIGLVVFSGFLIAIGLSLRPRLAALNLNAPLPDAALPLLALGLLVLWTMMVAAAVNAALTALFTRGDLTLLLHSPIAPRTVLASRALGVALSAGLSVALLMVPLLAAAAVLGAWRAMGLLGWWLAAAVLAACVGLWLTLGLVRVLGVQRTRTVSAVLGSLIGAAVFLAFQVPNLLRPSGQDRGSNQINPVLDVLAGLRLSSGSLLALPVQAAWSEPGPLLGLLAAAALGLMLTVMALTRLFVLGAQTSQERPTARLPRRTAGRPLRFRTARTATLLKEWRLIWRDPALLSRTLLQLLYLLPLLAPALRGGNLAATVGVGVVLLTSNLAVALAQLTLNAEDAPDLLRSAPRSPAALRRDKWLAASLPPLGLGLAGLGLLAFRGQIQAAALDLPLLLLGVGGSALMVLWQPLPVRRADLFKRQQSAPLWLNILTLVFQAALAGTAYLLNAGQWWGLGTLAVALVALAIAYGERRSDAT; this comes from the coding sequence GTGAGCAGCGCCCCACCCGGCAGTCTGCTCTGGCTGCTGCGCTGGCAAACGCGGGGTGCTTTGGCAAATCTCACCACGGGACAACGCTGGGGCATCGGGATTGGGCTGGTGGTGTTTTCCGGCTTCCTGATCGCCATTGGCCTGTCTTTGCGGCCCCGACTGGCGGCCCTGAATCTGAACGCCCCGCTGCCGGACGCGGCCCTCCCCCTGCTGGCGCTGGGCCTGCTGGTGCTGTGGACGATGATGGTGGCTGCTGCCGTCAACGCGGCACTCACCGCCCTGTTTACACGCGGAGACTTGACCTTGTTGCTGCACTCCCCCATCGCGCCGCGCACCGTGTTGGCGTCGCGGGCGCTGGGGGTGGCGCTGTCGGCGGGCCTGAGTGTGGCCCTGCTGATGGTGCCGCTGCTGGCCGCCGCCGCCGTGCTGGGTGCGTGGCGGGCGATGGGGCTGCTGGGCTGGTGGCTGGCCGCCGCCGTACTGGCCGCCTGCGTGGGCCTGTGGCTGACACTGGGATTGGTGCGCGTGTTGGGTGTGCAGCGCACCCGCACGGTGTCGGCAGTGCTGGGATCACTCATCGGCGCGGCGGTGTTTTTGGCCTTTCAGGTGCCGAATCTGCTGCGGCCGTCGGGCCAAGACCGGGGCAGTAACCAGATCAATCCCGTGCTGGACGTGTTGGCGGGCCTGCGGCTGTCTTCGGGAAGTCTGCTGGCCCTGCCCGTGCAGGCGGCGTGGTCAGAACCCGGCCCGCTGCTGGGGCTGCTGGCGGCAGCGGCGCTGGGCCTGATGCTGACCGTGATGGCCCTGACCCGCCTGTTCGTGCTGGGCGCACAGACCTCGCAGGAGCGCCCCACCGCCCGCCTGCCGCGCCGCACTGCTGGCCGCCCGCTGCGATTTAGGACGGCCAGAACAGCTACGCTGCTGAAAGAATGGCGGCTGATCTGGCGTGATCCGGCGCTGCTGTCGCGCACGCTGTTGCAACTGTTGTACCTGCTGCCGCTGCTGGCCCCGGCCCTGCGCGGCGGCAATCTGGCAGCAACGGTAGGCGTGGGCGTGGTGCTGCTGACCTCCAATCTGGCGGTCGCTTTGGCCCAACTGACCCTGAATGCCGAGGACGCCCCCGATCTGCTGCGCTCGGCTCCGCGTTCTCCTGCGGCCCTGCGGCGCGACAAATGGTTGGCCGCCAGCCTGCCCCCGCTGGGGTTGGGATTGGCCGGGCTGGGGTTACTGGCCTTCCGGGGGCAGATTCAGGCCGCCGCCCTAGACCTGCCGTTGCTGCTGCTGGGCGTGGGCGGCTCGGCCCTGATGGTGCTGTGGCAACCGCTGCCTGTGCGCCGCGCCGACTTGTTCAAGCGCCAGCAAAGCGCCCCCCTGTGGCTGAATATCTTGACGTTGGTGTTTCAGGCGGCGTTGGCCGGAACCGCGTACTTACTAAACGCGGGCCAGTGGTGGGGCCTAGGCACGCTGGCAGTGGCCCTGGTTGCCCTCGCTATCGCTTATGGGGAACGCCGCTCGGACGCCACCTGA
- a CDS encoding ABC transporter ATP-binding protein, translating to MTSTPDVLPPQARPHAAPALELVNLGKRFGGREAVRRLNVRVEAGELYALLGPNGAGKTSTIRMIAGLSRPDTGEARIGGHSMTTDAQAAKQHLAYLPDDPLLYDKLTPPEYLEFVAGLWGMNAAQAAPEAERLLKWLQLWPHRYERTEGFSRGMKQKLALAGALIHGPRLLLLDEPLTGLDAAASRQVKDALREFVDAGGAVVLTTHILEVAERLADRIGIIAGGELVAEGTPAELLARTETATLEDAFLSLTGPTAPTPSTNLRAEENE from the coding sequence ATGACCTCCACTCCCGACGTTCTTCCTCCGCAGGCTCGCCCACACGCTGCCCCGGCGCTGGAACTGGTGAATCTGGGCAAACGCTTTGGCGGGCGCGAGGCCGTGCGGCGGCTGAATGTGCGGGTCGAAGCAGGCGAGCTGTATGCGCTGCTGGGGCCGAACGGGGCAGGCAAAACCAGTACTATCCGCATGATCGCGGGCCTGAGCCGACCCGACACGGGCGAGGCGCGAATTGGGGGCCACAGCATGACCACCGACGCGCAGGCCGCCAAACAGCACCTTGCCTACCTGCCCGACGATCCCCTCCTGTACGACAAATTGACGCCGCCCGAATATCTGGAATTCGTGGCGGGGCTGTGGGGCATGAACGCGGCGCAGGCCGCCCCCGAAGCCGAGCGCCTGCTGAAATGGTTGCAACTGTGGCCGCACCGATACGAGCGCACCGAGGGCTTCTCACGCGGCATGAAGCAGAAGCTGGCGCTGGCGGGCGCACTCATTCACGGGCCGCGCCTGCTGCTGCTGGATGAACCGCTGACCGGGCTGGACGCCGCCGCTTCCCGCCAAGTCAAGGACGCCCTGCGCGAGTTTGTAGACGCGGGCGGCGCGGTGGTACTGACCACGCACATTCTGGAAGTGGCCGAGCGGCTGGCCGACAGAATCGGGATCATCGCGGGCGGCGAACTGGTGGCCGAGGGCACCCCCGCCGAACTGCTGGCCCGCACCGAAACGGCCACGCTGGAAGACGCCTTCCTGAGCCTGACCGGGCCAACTGCGCCGACGCCGAGCACCAATCTTCGAGCCGAGGAGAACGAGTGA
- a CDS encoding LacI family DNA-binding transcriptional regulator, with the protein MRKPTIQDVAREAGVGVGTVSRVLNNHSAVRGATRDTVLKAIADLDYTPNPHARRIAGGKSYTISVLLPVVTTEFYVRLLDGLETAFQEARYDVAIFPLLDRSRLERYLGSHTLAYQADGLVMATYNLTQMFNEHRLRTQQPTVLVDAYAEGVDCAFMDNVTGGKLAGEYAATLPGTLHAIWVETELDQLFTTRVFEDRRTGFLKAVAGAGREVTSEHTSSFDPLAARNSACAVLDEIAAAGGFPCTVFASADLLAGSLLDEVRARGLTPGQDVRIIGFDDQPWAAARGLTTLHQPVENMGYEAAQLLLSRLGGHRGPARARRFEPKLMVRDTA; encoded by the coding sequence ATGCGAAAGCCCACCATTCAGGATGTCGCCCGTGAGGCGGGTGTCGGCGTCGGCACCGTCTCGCGCGTGCTGAACAACCACTCGGCTGTGCGCGGCGCAACCCGCGATACGGTGCTGAAGGCCATTGCCGATCTCGATTACACGCCCAACCCGCACGCCCGCCGCATCGCTGGGGGCAAGAGTTACACCATCAGCGTGCTGCTGCCCGTGGTCACCACCGAATTTTATGTGCGCCTGCTGGACGGCCTAGAAACGGCGTTTCAGGAAGCGCGGTACGACGTGGCGATTTTTCCGCTGCTGGATCGTTCGCGGCTGGAACGCTACTTGGGGTCACATACGCTGGCGTATCAGGCCGATGGGTTGGTCATGGCGACTTACAACCTCACGCAGATGTTTAACGAACACCGCCTGAGAACGCAGCAGCCCACCGTGCTGGTGGACGCCTACGCCGAGGGCGTGGACTGCGCCTTCATGGACAACGTGACGGGCGGCAAACTGGCCGGAGAGTACGCTGCCACGCTGCCGGGAACGCTGCACGCGATCTGGGTCGAGACTGAACTTGACCAGCTCTTTACCACCCGCGTCTTCGAAGATCGCCGCACCGGATTCCTGAAAGCGGTGGCCGGGGCGGGCCGGGAAGTGACGAGCGAACACACGTCCTCGTTTGACCCGCTGGCGGCCCGCAACAGCGCCTGCGCGGTGCTGGACGAGATCGCGGCGGCGGGCGGCTTTCCCTGCACGGTGTTCGCCTCTGCCGATCTGCTGGCCGGATCGCTGCTGGACGAGGTGCGGGCACGCGGCCTGACACCGGGGCAGGACGTGCGGATTATCGGCTTCGATGACCAACCTTGGGCCGCCGCACGCGGGCTGACCACCCTGCACCAACCCGTCGAGAACATGGGCTACGAGGCCGCCCAACTGCTGTTGTCGCGTTTGGGTGGGCACCGAGGCCCCGCCCGTGCCCGCCGCTTCGAACCCAAACTGATGGTGCGCGACACGGCCTGA
- a CDS encoding copper chaperone PCu(A)C produces the protein MSSSLPSPQPVRQPVALALSLAAASVAFVLSVALAQNTAAAQQGHAAGHAITEPLAVPITAPVAALPLTSQNATIVAVPPSISETSVFMTLRNTGRTPIVLSGVTSAVAAHGMLMVTRRDAQGRTGMSETRALTVPAGRSLTLSETGDHLMLMGLKRPLKVGERLPLTLRTSDGRSLKVVALVRKP, from the coding sequence ATGTCATCTTCTCTACCTTCCCCTCAACCTGTGCGGCAGCCTGTGGCGCTCGCGCTGTCTCTGGCCGCCGCATCTGTCGCCTTCGTGCTGTCGGTGGCGTTGGCCCAAAATACGGCTGCCGCCCAACAAGGCCACGCGGCGGGCCACGCCATCACCGAACCTTTGGCCGTGCCCATCACTGCTCCGGTTGCCGCCCTGCCGCTGACCAGCCAGAACGCCACCATCGTGGCCGTGCCCCCCAGCATCAGCGAAACCAGCGTGTTCATGACGCTCCGCAATACGGGCCGCACCCCCATCGTCCTGAGCGGCGTCACCTCTGCGGTGGCCGCACACGGCATGTTGATGGTCACGCGCCGCGACGCACAGGGCCGCACCGGAATGTCGGAAACCCGCGCCCTGACCGTGCCCGCTGGCCGCAGCCTGACCCTCAGCGAGACCGGAGACCACCTGATGCTGATGGGCCTGAAGCGCCCGCTGAAAGTCGGTGAGCGTCTGCCCCTCACGCTCCGCACCTCGGATGGCCGTAGTTTGAAGGTCGTGGCGTTGGTTCGCAAGCCGTAA
- a CDS encoding SCO family protein — MTDHPANPAPSTPAHPSGRPWYVSAILAVCAITLVLGGAWVFARIRSPFPFYGTAYDAPKQAAAFRGTDQDGRPFAFTPAADKKVTALFFGFTHCPNICPLSLAYLDKVRLSLTPAEQAQFQVVLVSVDPARDTPERLREYVTFFGKAQGVWIPEPALSRVAREYGASYQKADIKTAREYQINHTTATYLIDAEGRLRVLWDYTQLPQVERVTADVRYVLGTPAKAAQAETLAQTGAIQAGETP, encoded by the coding sequence ATGACCGATCATCCCGCCAATCCTGCCCCCAGCACGCCCGCGCATCCATCCGGGCGGCCTTGGTACGTGTCTGCCATTTTGGCGGTGTGTGCCATTACGCTGGTGCTGGGCGGGGCGTGGGTGTTCGCGCGAATTCGCAGCCCGTTTCCGTTTTACGGCACGGCTTACGACGCGCCCAAGCAGGCCGCCGCCTTCCGGGGCACCGATCAGGATGGCCGCCCGTTCGCGTTCACTCCGGCTGCCGATAAGAAGGTTACGGCGCTGTTTTTCGGCTTCACGCACTGCCCCAACATCTGCCCGCTGTCGTTGGCGTACCTCGACAAAGTGCGCCTGAGTCTGACGCCCGCCGAGCAAGCCCAGTTTCAGGTCGTGCTGGTCAGCGTCGATCCGGCCCGCGATACGCCGGAGCGCCTGCGCGAATACGTCACGTTTTTTGGCAAGGCGCAGGGCGTCTGGATTCCTGAACCTGCCCTGAGCCGGGTGGCGCGGGAGTACGGGGCCAGCTACCAGAAGGCCGATATAAAAACTGCCCGCGAATACCAGATCAATCACACCACTGCCACCTACCTGATAGACGCGGAAGGCCGCCTGCGCGTGCTGTGGGACTACACGCAGTTGCCGCAGGTGGAGCGCGTGACCGCCGATGTGCGCTACGTGCTGGGCACCCCGGCGAAAGCTGCACAGGCTGAAACACTGGCCCAGACCGGAGCGATTCAGGCTGGAGAGACCCCGTGA
- a CDS encoding cytochrome c oxidase assembly protein has protein sequence MLVPALIVAALYFWRYVQARRTPEGRQRWPVWKPILFSLGILLLLLTTQSRASDLTSGSMALYMGRLMVLAEVVPPLLMLGIPRNVKLNARRGLGRVLGVLLDPWVALGVWSAVIIFWNIPAGFNASVVTNTAAALLPALYLLSSLMVWAVVLRPLPAVQPASIGSRGWFGLLAALPMMAVGMVWLYSPDVLYTPYVNALCLWNLTPLDNQQLSGWIMMLAGVPALALAFIQLFAWLIALADGGTQRE, from the coding sequence ATGCTGGTGCCCGCGCTGATCGTGGCGGCGCTGTACTTCTGGCGGTATGTGCAGGCGCGGCGTACCCCGGAAGGCCGTCAGCGCTGGCCCGTGTGGAAGCCTATTTTGTTTAGCCTCGGCATCCTGCTGCTGCTGCTGACCACCCAGAGCCGCGCCTCCGACCTGACTTCCGGCAGCATGGCGCTGTACATGGGCCGCCTGATGGTGCTGGCCGAAGTGGTGCCGCCCCTGCTGATGCTGGGTATTCCCCGGAACGTAAAATTGAACGCCCGCAGGGGCCTAGGCCGCGTGCTGGGTGTCCTCCTTGATCCTTGGGTGGCGCTGGGCGTCTGGTCTGCCGTCATCATCTTCTGGAATATTCCCGCCGGATTCAATGCCTCAGTGGTCACGAACACGGCGGCGGCCCTGCTGCCCGCGCTGTATCTCCTCAGCAGCCTGATGGTGTGGGCGGTGGTGCTGCGGCCCTTGCCCGCCGTACAGCCTGCCTCCATCGGCTCTCGCGGCTGGTTCGGACTCTTGGCTGCCCTCCCCATGATGGCGGTGGGCATGGTCTGGCTGTATTCGCCGGACGTGCTGTACACGCCCTACGTGAACGCCCTGTGCCTCTGGAACCTGACCCCACTGGACAACCAGCAACTCAGCGGCTGGATCATGATGCTGGCCGGAGTGCCCGCGCTGGCGTTGGCCTTCATCCAGTTGTTCGCGTGGCTGATCGCGTTGGCGGATGGGGGAACTCAGCGGGAGTAG